In Trichoderma asperellum chromosome 1, complete sequence, a single window of DNA contains:
- a CDS encoding uncharacterized protein (EggNog:ENOG41) has product MAASLHASNHKAIGTRQPDKTYTDRKSARVVALKPSGDVAVIHVKVGNYYKLPGGGIEAGESHSDAAQREVKEETGAVVALRSTYFATTEEFRFHLHQVSYCYLADVLDDTGEPCLTEEELADGFTHQWMNIDKAMEVMAAAEPTTEFGCFVKERDTSVQMLIRQNVKIWPPSTGT; this is encoded by the exons CATCGGCACCAGACAGCCAGACAAAACCTATACCGATCGCAAGTCCGCTCGTGTCGTGGCCCTCAAGCCCTCCGGCGACGTTGCCGTCATCCACGTCAAAGTAGGAAACTATTACAAGCTCCCTGGCGGCGGTATTGAAGCGGGCGAAAGTCACTCTGACGCTGCCCAGCGCGAGGTCAAGGAAGAAACCGGAGCGGTAGTCGCCTTGCGCAGCACTTATTTTGCCACTACTGAAGAGTTTcgcttccatcttcatcaggTTTCTTACTGCTATTTGGCCGATGTGCTCGATGACACTGGCGAGCCATGCTTGACCGAAGAGGAGCTGGCTGATGGGTTTACTCACCAGTGGATGAATATCGACAAGGCCATGGAGGTCATGGCTGCGGCAGAGCCAACCACAGAATTTGGCTGTTTCGTCAAAGAGCGAGATAC AAGCGTGCAAATGCTGATACGACAAAATGTTAAAATTTGGCCCCCTTCTACCGGCACATGA